The Paraburkholderia sp. SOS3 genome includes a region encoding these proteins:
- a CDS encoding efflux transporter outer membrane subunit, whose translation MLRSYRPFLLLISAAVLSACTVGPDYRRPDVPLPPGYMTQPPAAKAAIAPSADLSAWWEGFDDPLLTNYVSIALAQNLDLAQAVARIEQARANVGSATAALLPSATVSTSATRAYQSVDTPVGQLLNATPGYKRWGTEYEANLEAGWEIDIFGGLRRQREAALADYSATQASAVATRLAIAAQTADIYVTIRGLQARLDIANRQVKTQEELLADVQLLYSKGVAADYQVQQAQGTLDQVRATVPVLNAGLDAALNALDVMLGSPPGTHRAELLTAAPIPAAPSISDMGTPADLLQRRPDLIAAERHLAASNARIGAAISEYYPTVSLDAFLGSATAAGAGTLFTGGANQMAGLVGLRWRLFDFARINADVSAAKGADAEALAAYRQAVLRATEDVENSLSSLVNRESQAATLSHAEASLSKAKDSSMAGYRSGAASFIDVLHADDTLLQASDARAQAQTESARAAIATFKALGGGWNPEPFPAKQAPSVGSARNNAVSDGA comes from the coding sequence ATGCTGCGTTCGTATCGCCCTTTTCTTCTGCTGATCAGCGCTGCCGTCCTGTCCGCCTGCACGGTGGGTCCCGACTACCGGCGACCGGATGTCCCGCTCCCTCCCGGCTACATGACGCAGCCGCCTGCCGCGAAGGCCGCGATCGCGCCCTCGGCGGATCTGTCAGCCTGGTGGGAAGGTTTCGACGATCCGCTTCTGACAAACTATGTGTCCATAGCTCTTGCGCAGAACCTTGACCTTGCCCAAGCGGTCGCACGGATTGAACAGGCACGTGCGAACGTTGGCTCCGCTACCGCGGCACTGCTTCCCTCGGCGACAGTATCAACCTCGGCAACCCGGGCCTACCAGTCGGTCGATACACCGGTGGGCCAACTGCTCAATGCAACGCCAGGTTACAAGCGCTGGGGTACCGAGTACGAGGCGAATCTGGAAGCCGGCTGGGAAATCGACATCTTTGGTGGTCTGCGCAGACAGCGCGAAGCCGCGCTCGCAGACTATTCCGCCACCCAGGCGTCGGCCGTGGCCACCCGGCTGGCCATCGCAGCCCAGACAGCGGACATCTACGTCACGATACGAGGCCTTCAGGCCCGCCTGGATATCGCGAACCGGCAGGTCAAAACACAGGAAGAGCTGCTCGCTGACGTGCAGCTCCTTTACTCGAAGGGCGTCGCCGCCGACTATCAGGTCCAGCAGGCGCAAGGCACCCTCGACCAGGTTCGCGCAACGGTGCCAGTCCTCAATGCCGGCCTCGATGCGGCGTTGAACGCGCTTGACGTGATGCTGGGCTCGCCGCCGGGTACCCACCGGGCGGAACTGCTCACGGCCGCGCCGATCCCTGCCGCGCCGTCAATCTCCGACATGGGCACCCCGGCCGATCTTCTGCAACGGCGCCCCGATCTGATCGCAGCCGAACGCCACCTTGCCGCCTCCAACGCGCGCATAGGCGCCGCGATCAGCGAGTACTATCCGACGGTATCGCTGGACGCGTTTCTCGGCAGTGCAACCGCAGCCGGAGCCGGCACGCTATTCACGGGCGGTGCCAATCAGATGGCAGGCCTCGTCGGTTTGCGCTGGCGCCTGTTCGACTTCGCGCGCATCAACGCCGACGTCAGCGCGGCGAAAGGCGCCGATGCGGAGGCCCTTGCCGCCTATCGCCAGGCCGTACTTCGCGCCACCGAGGATGTTGAAAACTCGCTCTCCTCATTGGTAAACAGAGAGTCACAGGCGGCCACCCTTTCGCATGCTGAGGCGTCGTTGTCCAAGGCGAAGGATTCCTCGATGGCGGGTTACCGAAGCGGCGCGGCAAGCTTCATCGACGTTTTGCATGCCGACGACACCCTGCTGCAGGCGTCCGACGCAAGAGCGCAGGCGCAAACCGAATCAGCTCGTGCGGCGATCGCGACGTTCAAGGCACTTGGCGGGGGCTGGAATCCGGAGCCATTCCCGGCGAAGCAGGCGCCATCAGTGGGTTCCGCCCGAAATAATGCAGTCTCGGACGGTGCATAA
- a CDS encoding TetR/AcrR family transcriptional regulator has product MNTPLTSAPPSRGPSEHEVRAQIVDAATEYFTRYGYEKTTVSDLAKQIGFSKAYIYKFFDSKQAIGEVICANRLAAIITAVTDSVEDAHSATEKFRRMCKALLASGRELFFQDRKLYDIAAVAAASPWPSVQRYEEQIRQLLTKIVVLGRETDEFERKTPLDEVVSAIFLVMKPYFNPLLLQYNLDSADEATVQLANLVLRSLAR; this is encoded by the coding sequence ATGAACACGCCCCTCACATCCGCCCCCCCGTCCCGTGGTCCTTCGGAGCATGAAGTCCGCGCGCAGATTGTCGATGCCGCGACGGAGTACTTCACCCGATACGGCTACGAAAAGACCACCGTTTCCGACCTGGCAAAGCAGATCGGTTTTTCCAAGGCCTACATCTATAAGTTTTTTGACTCCAAACAGGCCATAGGCGAGGTGATCTGTGCGAATCGCCTTGCGGCCATCATCACGGCAGTCACGGATTCCGTCGAGGACGCCCATAGCGCAACTGAGAAATTCCGCCGAATGTGCAAAGCGCTGCTCGCGTCCGGGCGTGAACTCTTTTTCCAGGATCGCAAGCTATACGATATCGCCGCTGTTGCGGCCGCTTCGCCTTGGCCCTCAGTCCAAAGATATGAGGAGCAGATCCGGCAGCTTTTAACCAAGATCGTGGTTCTAGGCCGCGAAACCGACGAATTCGAGCGCAAGACGCCGCTCGACGAGGTGGTGAGCGCGATCTTTCTGGTGATGAAACCATATTTCAACCCATTACTTCTGCAATACAACCTCGACTCAGCCGACGAAGCGACGGTGCAGCTTGCAAACCTGGTGCTAAGGAGCCTAGCCCGCTGA
- a CDS encoding efflux RND transporter periplasmic adaptor subunit codes for MFRHRYFVFTLSLASLALAACGDRQPPDPRTEPPLVLTRVVQQAMGASRSFTGVVGARVQSDLGFRVQGKVIERMVDSGQTVKRGQPLMRIDPIDLGLQVRSQQELVNAAQARATQTAADEARYRDLVAAGAVSASTYDQLKAAADSARAQLVAAKAQADLANNASGYAVLVADADGVVVDTLAEPGQVVAAGQIVVRLAHAGPREAVVQLPETLRPAPGSVAQASLYGAVTKSLPATLRQLSDSADRLTRTYEARYVLSGALANAPLGATVMVDLAGENRQREAALEVPVGALFDPGTGAGVWTIEGSPAHASWHKVHVAALGDETATVTGDLHEGERVVALGAQLLHDGEKVRLADDSMATASSTREGETR; via the coding sequence ATGTTCCGGCACCGTTACTTTGTTTTCACGCTGAGCCTGGCATCGCTTGCCCTTGCGGCATGCGGTGACCGGCAACCCCCTGACCCGCGCACCGAGCCCCCGCTCGTGCTCACCCGTGTTGTACAGCAAGCGATGGGGGCGAGTCGCTCCTTTACGGGTGTGGTCGGTGCCCGCGTTCAAAGCGATCTCGGTTTCCGAGTTCAGGGAAAAGTGATTGAGCGTATGGTGGACTCGGGGCAGACCGTAAAACGTGGTCAGCCTTTGATGCGGATTGACCCCATCGATCTGGGGCTGCAGGTGCGCTCACAGCAGGAACTGGTTAATGCGGCGCAGGCCCGTGCGACTCAGACCGCTGCCGACGAAGCCCGGTACCGCGATCTCGTGGCCGCAGGCGCGGTGTCGGCGTCGACCTACGATCAGCTCAAAGCGGCTGCAGATTCTGCCAGGGCCCAGCTCGTTGCAGCAAAGGCACAGGCCGATCTGGCGAATAACGCGTCGGGATATGCCGTCCTGGTGGCCGATGCGGACGGCGTAGTTGTGGACACTCTGGCCGAGCCGGGTCAGGTCGTCGCCGCGGGTCAGATTGTTGTGCGTCTTGCGCACGCCGGGCCGCGCGAAGCTGTTGTACAACTGCCCGAAACCCTTCGCCCCGCTCCAGGCTCGGTCGCACAGGCGTCGCTCTATGGCGCGGTTACGAAAAGTCTTCCGGCGACGCTGCGACAACTCTCTGACTCTGCTGATCGCCTGACACGCACATACGAGGCCCGGTATGTCCTCAGCGGTGCACTTGCCAACGCCCCGCTTGGCGCCACGGTGATGGTTGATCTTGCAGGTGAGAACAGGCAGCGTGAAGCCGCTCTGGAGGTGCCGGTAGGAGCATTGTTCGACCCGGGAACCGGCGCAGGCGTCTGGACGATTGAAGGTTCGCCGGCGCACGCATCCTGGCATAAGGTTCACGTTGCGGCGCTCGGCGACGAGACGGCGACCGTCACCGGGGACCTTCACGAGGGCGAACGGGTAGTGGCCCTTGGCGCGCAGCTGCTTCATGACGGCGAAAAGGTGCGCCTTGCTGATGACAGCATGGCCACGGCATCGAGCACGCGGGAAGGAGAGACGCGATGA
- a CDS encoding efflux RND transporter permease subunit: MSGFNLSALAVRERSVTLFLIIVISVAGIIAFLKLGRAEDPPFTVKSMTVITAWPGATAQEMQNQVAEPLEKRMQELRWYDRTETYTRPGLAFTTVTLLDSTPPADVPEQFYQARKKLFDEAGSLPPGVIGPLVNDEYSDVTFALFAVKARGQPERLLVRDAEGLRQRLLHVPGVKKVNIVGEQAERIYVSFSHDRLATLGVTPQDIFAALNGQNVLTPAGSIDTSGSQVFVRIEGAFDKLQKIRDTPIVVNGRTLRLSDVATVERGYEDPATFQIRNDGEPALLLGVVMRDGWNGLTLGQALDKEVASINAGLPLGMSVIKVSDQAVNIHSAIDEFMVKFFVALLVVMVVSFASMGWRVGIVVSAAVPLTLAGVFVVMAATGKSFDRITLGSLILALGLLVDDAIIAIEMMVVKMEEGFSRVQASAYAWSHTAAPMLSGTLVTAIGFMPNGFAHSTAGEYTSNMFWIVGIALITSWIVAVVFTPYLGVKLLPDIAKIEGGHEAIYNTPNYQRFRRFLMRVVQRKWVVAGIVIASFVVAVMGMGIVKQQFFPTSDRPEVLVEVQMPYGTSIEQTSAATAKVETWLAKQPEAKIVTSYIGQGAPRFYLAMSPELPDPSFAKIVILTNDEEQREALKLRLRKAVAEGLAPGAQVRITQLVFGPYSPYPVAFRVMGPDPAKLRTIAAQVERVLSASPKMRTVNADWGPLVPALHFTLDQDRLQALGLTSSSVAQQLQFLLTGIPVTHVREDIRSVEVVARSAGDVRLDPERINAFTLVGAAGQRVPLSQIGKVDIRMEDPILRRRDRTPTITVRGDIAEGLQPPDVSTAMLAQLQPVIAKLPDGYRIEEAGAIEEASKATKALVPLFPIMIALTLLVIIFQTRSIAATMMVFATSPLGLIGVVPTLLLFNQPFGINALVGLIALSGILMRNTLILIGQIEQNTRDGMTPFHAVVEATIQRSRPVILTALAAMLAFIPLTHSVFWGTLAYTLIGGTFAGTILTLVFLPAMYSIWFKIRPDAAEVRAAEEEGEGSLV; this comes from the coding sequence ATGAGCGGCTTTAATCTCTCGGCTCTGGCCGTGCGCGAGCGCTCGGTTACCCTCTTTCTGATCATCGTGATTTCTGTTGCCGGGATCATCGCTTTCTTAAAACTTGGGCGGGCAGAGGATCCCCCCTTCACCGTCAAGTCGATGACGGTCATTACGGCGTGGCCGGGTGCCACGGCGCAGGAAATGCAGAACCAGGTTGCCGAGCCTCTCGAAAAGCGCATGCAGGAGCTTCGTTGGTACGACAGGACCGAAACCTACACGCGCCCGGGACTGGCATTTACAACGGTTACCCTGCTGGACAGCACACCGCCTGCAGATGTTCCCGAGCAGTTTTACCAGGCCCGCAAGAAGCTCTTCGATGAGGCTGGCAGCCTGCCTCCTGGGGTCATTGGTCCTCTCGTGAACGATGAATATTCTGACGTCACGTTCGCGCTGTTCGCGGTAAAGGCGAGAGGGCAGCCTGAACGGCTGCTCGTACGTGACGCCGAAGGTTTGCGTCAGCGACTTCTTCATGTGCCGGGCGTCAAAAAAGTCAACATCGTTGGCGAACAGGCAGAGCGGATTTATGTCTCGTTTTCGCACGACCGGCTCGCGACGCTTGGCGTGACGCCACAGGACATCTTCGCGGCTCTGAACGGTCAGAACGTCCTGACACCAGCGGGATCGATCGACACGTCCGGCTCCCAGGTATTCGTTCGCATTGAAGGTGCCTTCGACAAGCTGCAGAAAATTCGCGACACGCCGATCGTCGTCAATGGCCGAACGCTCAGGCTCTCGGACGTGGCCACCGTCGAGCGCGGGTATGAAGACCCGGCTACCTTCCAGATTCGGAACGACGGTGAACCTGCATTGCTGCTTGGCGTTGTCATGCGTGACGGCTGGAACGGGTTGACCTTGGGCCAGGCGCTCGACAAGGAAGTGGCTTCAATTAACGCAGGGCTGCCGCTGGGCATGAGCGTGATCAAGGTGAGCGACCAGGCCGTCAATATCCATTCGGCGATTGACGAGTTCATGGTCAAGTTTTTTGTTGCACTGCTTGTCGTAATGGTGGTGAGCTTTGCCAGCATGGGCTGGCGTGTAGGGATCGTCGTCTCGGCCGCGGTGCCGTTGACACTCGCCGGCGTGTTCGTCGTCATGGCCGCAACCGGGAAGAGCTTCGACCGGATCACATTGGGCTCACTGATTCTCGCGCTCGGATTGCTTGTGGATGATGCCATCATCGCCATCGAGATGATGGTGGTGAAAATGGAGGAAGGGTTTAGTCGCGTCCAGGCGTCTGCCTATGCCTGGAGCCACACGGCGGCCCCAATGCTCTCGGGTACGCTGGTCACGGCCATCGGTTTCATGCCCAATGGCTTTGCTCACTCAACGGCGGGCGAATATACCAGCAACATGTTCTGGATTGTGGGTATCGCGCTGATCACTTCTTGGATCGTTGCTGTTGTCTTCACCCCATATCTCGGTGTCAAACTCTTGCCCGACATCGCAAAAATTGAGGGCGGGCATGAGGCGATCTACAACACCCCCAATTACCAACGTTTTCGCCGCTTCCTGATGCGCGTGGTGCAACGCAAGTGGGTTGTCGCGGGCATCGTGATCGCATCGTTCGTGGTTGCGGTGATGGGAATGGGCATCGTAAAGCAGCAATTCTTCCCGACCTCCGACCGACCGGAAGTCCTCGTGGAGGTGCAGATGCCCTACGGCACGTCTATCGAGCAAACCTCGGCGGCAACAGCGAAGGTCGAGACGTGGCTTGCAAAACAGCCCGAGGCAAAAATCGTGACCTCGTATATCGGGCAGGGCGCCCCGCGCTTCTATCTGGCGATGTCTCCCGAATTGCCCGACCCGTCGTTCGCAAAAATCGTGATACTCACGAATGACGAGGAGCAGAGGGAGGCACTCAAGTTACGCTTGCGCAAGGCAGTTGCCGAAGGGCTCGCGCCCGGAGCGCAGGTTCGCATCACCCAGCTTGTGTTCGGTCCTTATTCACCCTATCCGGTAGCGTTCCGCGTCATGGGTCCGGATCCGGCGAAGTTGCGTACGATCGCCGCGCAGGTTGAACGTGTCCTGAGCGCAAGTCCGAAGATGCGAACGGTTAATGCCGATTGGGGTCCTCTCGTGCCCGCCCTGCATTTCACGCTGGATCAGGACCGTCTGCAGGCGCTCGGTTTGACCTCCAGTTCGGTCGCCCAGCAGTTGCAGTTCCTGTTGACTGGCATACCGGTCACCCATGTGCGGGAAGACATCCGCTCAGTCGAGGTCGTTGCGAGATCGGCTGGCGATGTGCGGCTCGACCCCGAACGGATCAATGCGTTCACGTTGGTGGGTGCCGCGGGTCAGCGTGTCCCGCTCTCACAGATTGGAAAGGTCGATATCCGGATGGAAGATCCGATTCTTCGTCGGCGCGATCGCACACCAACTATTACCGTACGAGGCGACATTGCTGAAGGACTGCAACCTCCGGATGTCTCGACGGCGATGCTCGCGCAGCTGCAACCGGTTATCGCGAAGCTGCCCGACGGTTACCGGATCGAGGAAGCCGGGGCGATTGAGGAAGCCAGCAAGGCGACGAAGGCGCTCGTGCCACTGTTTCCGATCATGATCGCACTCACGCTGCTGGTCATCATTTTCCAGACGCGCTCGATCGCCGCCACCATGATGGTGTTCGCAACCAGTCCACTGGGGTTAATTGGCGTGGTTCCGACACTGCTGTTGTTCAATCAGCCGTTCGGGATCAACGCCCTCGTGGGACTCATCGCACTCTCCGGCATATTGATGCGCAATACGCTGATCCTGATAGGCCAGATCGAGCAGAATACGCGAGATGGGATGACGCCTTTCCATGCGGTGGTGGAGGCGACTATCCAGCGGTCCAGGCCGGTCATCCTGACTGCGCTCGCTGCAATGCTTGCCTTCATCCCGCTGACCCACTCCGTGTTCTGGGGGACGCTGGCCTATACCCTGATCGGCGGAACCTTCGCGGGAACGATCCTGACGCTGGTGTTCCTGCCCGCGATGTACTCCATCTGGTTCAAGATCCGGCCGGACGCGGCGGAAGTTCGAGCAGCGGAGGAGGAGGGCGAAGGCTCGCTTGTGTAG
- a CDS encoding very short patch repair endonuclease, which translates to MIDTVSRDQRSRNMAAVSNKDTLPEILVRRALHRLGYRFRLHRSDLPGTPDIVLPKYKLCIFVHGCFWHRHAGCKRASTPSTNVEFWKRKFEKNVNRDAATVDRLTKMGWRVEVIWTCQTSRSEDLMKVLNGCLSGTKP; encoded by the coding sequence GTGATCGACACCGTTTCCCGGGACCAGCGATCAAGGAATATGGCCGCTGTTTCCAACAAGGACACTCTCCCCGAGATTTTGGTGCGGCGTGCGTTGCATCGCCTCGGGTATCGGTTCCGATTGCATCGGAGTGATTTGCCCGGAACGCCCGATATCGTATTGCCGAAGTACAAGCTTTGTATCTTCGTCCATGGGTGTTTCTGGCATCGCCACGCGGGTTGTAAGCGGGCAAGCACGCCGTCAACCAACGTGGAATTCTGGAAGCGGAAGTTCGAGAAGAACGTTAATAGGGATGCCGCGACGGTTGATCGTTTGACCAAGATGGGATGGCGCGTCGAGGTGATTTGGACATGTCAGACGTCGCGATCGGAAGACTTGATGAAAGTACTAAATGGATGTCTCTCAGGCACCAAACCTTGA
- a CDS encoding GFA family protein has protein sequence MPAPYLGTCLCGQIRFELLADPLTFYVCHCTDCQRRTGGAALPVMWVRRSDIKVIDGVPALRVFDLGNGKQRRSKLCERCDTRLWAEPADKPDIAVLRPGVLLNQSEFEPVAHLYVRSKQSWFSIPEGVAQFETQPGQQGELLRLWQQRHSRLR, from the coding sequence ATGCCGGCACCCTATCTCGGTACCTGTCTGTGTGGACAGATCAGATTCGAGCTTCTCGCCGATCCGTTAACGTTTTATGTCTGTCATTGCACAGACTGTCAGCGCAGAACGGGCGGCGCAGCATTGCCTGTAATGTGGGTTCGTCGATCTGACATCAAAGTCATTGACGGTGTGCCAGCCCTTCGGGTCTTCGATCTGGGCAATGGAAAGCAACGGCGCAGCAAGCTATGCGAGCGATGTGATACCCGATTGTGGGCAGAGCCTGCAGATAAGCCCGACATAGCCGTCCTGAGACCCGGCGTCCTGCTCAATCAGAGCGAGTTTGAGCCCGTCGCACACCTCTACGTACGGAGCAAGCAGTCGTGGTTCTCCATTCCCGAAGGTGTTGCGCAGTTCGAAACGCAACCTGGCCAGCAGGGAGAACTGCTGCGTCTATGGCAGCAACGACACAGTCGATTGAGATGA
- the tnpC gene encoding IS66 family transposase — translation MPNDVTLSAEEYQALLAERDALRGELRLVTAERDLAEERLRAYRHELFGASSEARDADQLGLFNEAESLASGAAVQAREDEPSTRVAGHSRSKRGRKPLDAGLSREVVRHELPQSERFCAHDGHALIEIGIETSEQLDVVPEQVRVIQHQRVKYACPCCDLGIKVTPAPARIIPRGLLTESALAWIITGKYQYGMPLYRQATLLRRFGGDISSNTLAASVVRVGQAVQPVINLMRDVLLESELIHGDETTFQVLKEPGRRPQAKSYLWAQVNGSGPPVRMFSYSPGRGAQHAQRLYAGVKPGTVLMTDGYELYNGIAHDHQLVHLGCWAHVRRGFIKAEENVPKAARTRDLLATRFIVLIGKLFAAEARSTKWKPERRQRLRARYSARVLAIIERMMIEHLLTVMPSSLLGRALQYMSGQWPKLVRYIDDGSWPISNNLCENAIRPFVIGRKGWLFSDTVAGAQASANLYSLVETCKANGIDAYRYLAWLFMKLPLAETADDYAALLPWSEPVHRRSQTLAAGESSQSTVSLLP, via the coding sequence ATGCCAAACGATGTCACGCTGAGTGCCGAGGAGTATCAGGCGCTGCTCGCCGAGCGCGATGCGTTGCGTGGCGAACTGCGATTGGTCACAGCCGAGCGGGATCTGGCGGAGGAACGGCTACGCGCCTACAGGCATGAACTGTTCGGAGCATCAAGCGAAGCACGCGATGCTGACCAGCTCGGCCTGTTCAACGAAGCGGAGTCCCTGGCGTCAGGCGCAGCCGTGCAGGCCCGCGAGGACGAACCCTCCACACGGGTCGCAGGGCATAGCCGTAGTAAGCGCGGTCGCAAACCGCTTGATGCAGGCCTGTCTCGCGAAGTTGTTCGGCACGAGCTGCCACAATCGGAGCGGTTCTGCGCACACGACGGTCATGCGCTCATCGAGATCGGCATCGAGACAAGTGAGCAGCTCGACGTGGTTCCCGAGCAGGTACGCGTCATTCAGCATCAGCGCGTCAAATACGCATGCCCCTGCTGCGATCTGGGTATCAAGGTCACGCCAGCGCCGGCACGGATCATCCCGCGCGGGCTACTCACGGAATCGGCACTGGCGTGGATCATCACCGGCAAGTATCAGTACGGCATGCCACTGTACCGGCAGGCGACGCTGTTACGTCGCTTTGGTGGCGACATCTCGTCGAATACGCTGGCTGCCAGCGTGGTGCGCGTAGGGCAAGCTGTGCAGCCGGTCATCAACCTGATGCGTGACGTGCTGCTCGAATCTGAGCTCATCCATGGAGATGAGACGACCTTCCAGGTGCTGAAGGAACCGGGACGACGACCACAGGCGAAGAGTTATTTGTGGGCGCAGGTCAACGGCTCGGGACCGCCCGTGCGGATGTTCTCGTACTCTCCGGGACGAGGTGCACAGCACGCGCAGCGGCTCTATGCTGGCGTGAAGCCCGGCACCGTGCTGATGACCGATGGTTACGAGCTGTACAACGGCATCGCGCACGATCACCAGCTTGTGCATCTCGGATGCTGGGCGCATGTGCGTCGCGGCTTCATCAAGGCAGAAGAGAACGTGCCGAAGGCGGCTCGCACACGAGACCTGCTGGCTACGCGGTTCATCGTGCTGATCGGCAAGCTGTTCGCCGCCGAGGCGCGCAGCACAAAGTGGAAGCCTGAACGTCGGCAGCGGCTACGTGCTCGATATAGCGCCCGCGTGCTTGCCATCATCGAACGCATGATGATTGAGCATCTGCTGACCGTCATGCCGTCGAGTCTGCTCGGCAGAGCTCTGCAATACATGAGTGGGCAGTGGCCCAAGCTGGTCCGTTACATCGACGATGGAAGCTGGCCGATCTCAAACAACCTGTGTGAGAACGCGATCAGGCCATTCGTCATTGGCCGCAAGGGCTGGTTGTTCTCGGACACCGTCGCCGGCGCGCAGGCCAGTGCAAATCTCTACTCGCTCGTCGAGACCTGCAAGGCGAACGGCATCGATGCGTACCGTTATCTCGCCTGGCTGTTCATGAAACTGCCGCTCGCTGAAACGGCCGACGACTACGCCGCGCTCTTGCCCTGGAGCGAGCCTGTCCATCGACGGTCGCAAACTCTCGCTGCCGGGGAGTCATCTCAATCGACTGTGTCGTTGCTGCCATAG
- the tnpB gene encoding IS66 family insertion sequence element accessory protein TnpB (TnpB, as the term is used for proteins encoded by IS66 family insertion elements, is considered an accessory protein, since TnpC, encoded by a neighboring gene, is a DDE family transposase.): MFRFDEGLKVYLHRDPVDFRVGINGLSILVEQAMRLNPMTSALFVFGNRRRDRIKILGWGGNGFWLLLKRLEADRFIWPDGSDTVTLSVEQLHWLLDGIDLAVIQKHPRRYYERIS; this comes from the coding sequence GTGTTCCGGTTCGACGAAGGGCTGAAGGTCTACCTGCATCGTGATCCGGTCGACTTCCGCGTGGGCATCAATGGACTGTCGATCCTGGTTGAACAGGCGATGCGCCTGAACCCAATGACATCGGCTCTATTCGTGTTCGGCAACCGGCGTCGTGACCGTATCAAGATTCTCGGCTGGGGCGGGAATGGATTCTGGCTGCTCCTCAAGCGGCTCGAGGCCGACCGCTTCATATGGCCAGATGGAAGCGACACGGTCACACTCAGCGTCGAGCAACTCCACTGGTTACTCGACGGCATTGACCTTGCCGTTATCCAGAAGCATCCCCGACGTTATTACGAACGGATCAGCTGA
- a CDS encoding transposase produces the protein MTDNHSELRVVRQNRDGRRRYDENAKRALVEAALSSGTSVARLALEHGINANLLRKWMTKYLMQRDNAAPSSPQSGRVESGSSATIEMAEPVKVEVPHASMQKPSAERARHAFVPVVTTAPAPPTVPCVPRASSQSMTVALHVRLTNGVEFDLGEANVEELTAIVQMLGRLPCSGSTKG, from the coding sequence ATGACTGACAATCACTCAGAGTTAAGAGTAGTACGGCAGAACCGGGATGGACGTCGCCGATACGACGAGAACGCAAAGCGCGCGCTGGTCGAAGCCGCGTTGAGTTCCGGTACATCAGTGGCGCGACTCGCCCTGGAGCACGGGATCAATGCGAACCTGCTGCGCAAATGGATGACGAAGTACCTCATGCAGCGCGACAATGCTGCGCCATCGTCGCCTCAGTCGGGCCGCGTGGAGTCGGGATCATCAGCCACGATTGAGATGGCCGAGCCAGTTAAGGTAGAGGTCCCGCATGCGTCGATGCAAAAGCCATCGGCAGAAAGAGCACGACATGCATTTGTTCCCGTTGTTACTACGGCACCGGCACCGCCGACTGTTCCTTGCGTACCCCGAGCATCCTCGCAGTCGATGACCGTCGCGTTACACGTGCGGTTGACCAACGGCGTCGAGTTCGACCTGGGGGAAGCGAACGTCGAAGAACTGACGGCAATCGTCCAGATGCTCGGGAGGCTGCCGTGTTCCGGTTCGACGAAGGGCTGA
- a CDS encoding winged helix-turn-helix transcriptional regulator, which translates to MSPGHIELPADMPAPDAGGCLATREILDRIGDKWSLYIVAMLANGPRRFNELKRSIDGISQRMLTLTLRGLERDGLITRTMFPTIPPRVDYELTDMGKTLLEPVMALVNWANRNQLAIAEAHKRFDEEPEPDQVSIQGVVYQRR; encoded by the coding sequence ATGTCACCTGGTCACATCGAGCTACCTGCCGATATGCCTGCACCCGACGCTGGCGGCTGTCTGGCGACCCGTGAAATCCTGGATCGCATCGGCGACAAGTGGAGCCTCTACATTGTCGCCATGCTGGCTAATGGCCCACGGCGCTTCAACGAGCTGAAGCGCAGCATCGACGGCATTTCCCAGCGGATGCTGACGTTGACCTTGCGCGGGCTGGAGCGCGATGGACTGATAACGCGAACGATGTTTCCGACCATTCCTCCGCGCGTTGACTACGAACTCACGGACATGGGAAAAACGCTGCTGGAGCCGGTCATGGCTCTGGTCAACTGGGCAAACAGGAACCAACTCGCCATTGCCGAAGCGCATAAACGTTTTGACGAGGAACCAGAGCCGGATCAGGTCTCGATTCAGGGCGTTGTCTACCAGCGTCGATAG